Proteins encoded by one window of Channa argus isolate prfri chromosome 13, Channa argus male v1.0, whole genome shotgun sequence:
- the bhlhe23 gene encoding class E basic helix-loop-helix protein 23, with amino-acid sequence MNVSEENLLKSISNDALLDLTQRYGQSAFGFGAGHGAGSPGRYPLTPATDFLSGQTAKSNESGGEHTSDDEDGFDSLESRKRGSSFGDDKPGGPLAKKSKEQRSLRLSINARERRRMHDLNDALDGLRAVIPYAHSPSVRKLSKIATLLLAKNYILMQAQALEEMRRLVAYLNQGQSITSPIPTALAPFGQAAVYPFSGSTLATCAEKCTTYSGTPSSIFKHCNDKP; translated from the coding sequence ATGAATGTTAGCGAAGAGAACCTGCTCAAGTCCATCAGCAACGACGCGCTCCTCGACCTGACGCAGCGCTACGGGCAATCAGCCTTCGGCTTTGGCGCTGGCCATGGTGCTGGAAGCCCCGGCCGGTACCCACTCACACCTGCCACCGACTTCCTCTCCGGACAGACCGCCAAGTCCAACGAGAGCGGCGGTGAGCACACGAGCGACGACGAGGACGGCTTCGACTCGTTGGAGTCACGGAAGAGGGGCTCGTCGTTTGGGGACGACAAGCCCGGGGGGCCCTTGGCCAAGAAGTCCAAGGAGCAGCGGTCCCTGCGGCTCAGCATTAACGCCcgggagaggaggaggatgcaTGACCTGAACGACGCACTGGACGGTCTGCGCGCCGTTATCCCGTACGCCCACAGCCCCTCGGTGAGAAAACTCTCTAAAATAGCCACCCTCCTCCTGGCCAAGAACTATATCCTCATGCAGGCACAGGCTCTGGAAGAGATGAGGCGGCTGGTGGCGTATCTGAACCAGGGACAGAGCATAACGTCACCAATCCCCACCGCCCTGGCgccctttggacaggctgccgtCTACCCTTTCTCGGGCTCTACTCTGGCCACTTGTGCCGAAAAGTGCACCACTTATTCCGGGACACCATCGAGTATCTTCAAACACTGTAACGACAAGCCTTGA